CTTGTTCTTTTGGGAATCAGGAGCGTTCAAATGGTATGACTTCAAGGCACGTTTATGTAAGGAAGTGAGAGGTGTTAAAGGATTGCCTGATCTTTGTAGTAGCGACCCAAAATTCTTTAAAGTGGCAATGGTAGATCTTGGTGGAAAGATGGTGTTTATGTGGAATACTAGGACCTATTGGGAATGTAATATCTGGTGTGCTGAGATTACGCTTGAAAGGCGCCATGGAGATGAGATGTGGGGGAAGGTTGAGTGGTTTGATTCTGTACTTAGTACCGACGAGTCTTGTTCCTCGTTCTATGTTGTTTCTGCTTCTGTTTGATGTATTTTACCTTTCATGAGAACATGCTTGAACAGTTATTATCGTGGGGGTACTTTCGTTTTGCTTTGAatacttgagttttttttttttgtgtgtgtgtgtgggttctcctttctctttttaTTGTATGCCTCTGACGAATGGTTGTTTCATGTTTTTGGGTCAATGCTATTTACATTGTTTCACTTATATATGGTTCAACTTGTAGTCTTGTAGCTTATTTTAACCAAATATCGTTGAATACATTGTAGTATTTTTGTGTGTTGGACAGATTAAAAGGTATATAGTTCTCTGAAGCTATACAGATTGGTTCGTTGTTattgtgttttggttttgaatCTTAAATGTCATGGTTATTTAGTTATCATAGAAacacttttcttttatatatatatgaaaagagTCATTGCttaaaaaataaagcaaaatatATGTTATGTCAGTGAATAAAACTCGCTGAAGAGCTGAATAACCTCAGTGTATATAGGCATAGATTTGTAATATGTAAAAGTAAATTATTCGTATTTTCAATAGTATTATGAActacaaaaaatgtaaaacaaaaagagGTCTGGCTTAAAAAAAGCCCGTTATTGATCTGCTTTACGAGTTAAGCAGCCTTTTTGAGTTTTCCCCACGCGCACGCTATTAATAGTCATCTCTGCCCTAATTCATTTCATCACATTTAACCCTAAAAATGTCGTCGACAGCAAGATCTTCCGACAAACCACCGCGTGAGAAGATGAGGAAACCGTCTCCCGAGATCTCGATTTTGTCTCTTCCTGACGATTTGCTATTGAATATCATAGCGCGAGCCTCAAGACTGTACTATCCAACTCTCTCCCTCGTCTCCAAAAAGCTCAGAACCGTCGTCGCCTCACCGGAGCTTTACGAGACCCGCTCACGCTTAAACCGTACCGAGAGTTGCCTCTATCTGTGCTTACGTTACCATCTAGATCACCTTCGTGACCCTACCACATATTGGTTCGCTCTCTGCatgaaaccgaaccaaaccctAACCAACCGGTCAAGTGGCCGCCTTTTCATCCCAATCACATCTCCCCATTTGCGTCATGACCGATCTACTGGTCTAACGTCTAGCCTCGTAGCCGTTGGGTCTAACATCTACAAGATGGGCGCGCATACGCCCTCTTCGTCTGAAGTCTCGGTACTTGACTGTCGGTTCAACACGTGGCACAGTGCTCCAATGATGCGAGAGAAGCGGAGCTCCCCCGCGGCGAGCGTAGTTGATGGTAAGATATACGTAGCAGGAGGGTGTGAAGATCTCAACTCCGAGAACTGGGTAGAGGTATTTGATCCAAAGACTCAAACTTGGGGAAATGTGACCAAACCTGGCTCTGAGATACGCCCAGAAACTGGAGTCTATAGCTTTGGAGTTGAAGGAAAATTGTACGTCTTTGGTGATAAGTTGAAGTATGTGGTTTGGGATCCCAAGGAAGCTAGTTGGAACCCGTTAGTATTGGGTGTGGCTATGGATTTGGAAATGGATGTGTATGAGGCTATGGATTTGGATATGGAGATGAATGGTGTGGCTTCTGCAGTGTCCTATTGTCACTGCGTGATAGGAGACGTCTTGTTTCTTTGGAACGAAAGAGAGTTTAGATGGTATGACTTTAAGGCAAGTTCATGGAAGAAGTTGAATGGTGTTGAAGATTTGCCTGATTTTGATGGAGATTGTAAAATGGTGGATGTTGGTGGAAAGATGGCTATCTTGTGGCAGAGTTTTGGGCGTTTAGATGAACATAAGGAAGAGAAATTTATTTGGTGTGCTGAGATTGGGCTTGAGAGGCGCGGAGATGAGATGTGGGGGAAGGTGGAGTGGTTTGGTGTCGTGCTCACAACCCACGAGCCATGTTGCTTGTTCGATGCGGATGTTATTTCTGCTACTGTTTGATTGAAATGACTGCTGATGATGAGAACATGTGGCTTGAACGGTGATGAAAGAATGAAGAATCATTCACTTGTGCGGGTAGTTTCGTTTTGTTTTtgagtatttgtttttttgagGTATCTCCCTTTGGTTTGATATTCAACTCTAATGAATTATTGTTTCATGTTTTTAGCTGAACAAGATTTGCATTTATTTTCACATGTAATGTCTTGATGATTTAGCTTTTGCTAATTGCGATGGCAATTGACGAAATTTTCTGCAAAAGAACTTTTATTTGTGTTTGCATAAAAAGGATACGCTTCAAACAACATTCACGAGAATAATGAGTGGAGGTTTGCTGTTGAAAGGTAAAACTAAAACCTATCTATATTCATATCATTAAACAATAGAATAGTATTATCACAGAGCTATTAGAAAAAGTGTGAAGAATCTATTATTCTATTATTGCGAAGGGTCCCTTTTACATACTCAATGGAAGAACTTTGACAAGATGCTCTCACTCTAAGGGAGTTCAGTCGTGTGGTGAGCAAATATCTTTGTTTCTATTTCATTAACTTGCAGAGGCTTTGCTTGCTTGCGTTACAATCTTTAAAACACCATTTCAATTTCAAAGTTGGGCATCAAGgccaattaattattttatgaacaAAGATCTTTGTTCCTCGCAATATGTTGTTTCTGCTTCTGTTTGATGAATTTACTTATTATGAGAACAGGCTTGAACAGTTATTATCGTGGGCTAGTTTCGTTTTGCTTAAAATACTTGTGTTTTATTGTGTGGATTCTCCTTTCTCTTTTATTGTATGATGACTAAGATGAATGGTTGTCTTCTATGTTTTTAGCTCAATGCAATTGACAATACTGTTTCATTTCTAAACATATGCATTTCACATTACAAATCTGTGTGTATATGTGGGGGAGAAAAGCAAGAACTGAAGCGGTTGCTTCATTGATCTTTTTCGGTTTTCAGAGATTTTTTAGTATCAAGCCATCATCGAGTCAGTCcaatatttctcttttttttaatatatatgtttgcgGAGAAAATACATTTGGATTAAGAAAAATGCAAAGAACGTCTTATGTCACTAAATAAAACACGCTGAAGAGTTGAATAACCTCAGTTTATCTAATGAAATCACCTGATAGATTTGTCATACGTCAAGTAAATAGTCTTTTTATATGAACTCAATTAGTATTATGAACTTGAATAGATGAGTCTAGGCCTGGACATAACCCAAAATCCAAACCGATTCTGGACCGAAAAATCAGATATGTATTATGTCCGAAAtgtaaaatttactaaaaatggATCTTGTACGGTGGTAAAAACATATTCAAATCCAAAATATGATTAACCAAATTCGAACGAGTAAtccgaaaaacaaaaaaacctaaaaaattcagaaaatatccGAAGAAACCCAAATGTCCAAactaatatacaatataattacatgaaacataaatatatactttaactattcaattttatattttatcttgaTATGGTATCTAACAATAagtatctaaaataaaatacttatttatatagaaatatatatttcttatttttttatgttttgtttttaaattttaaattttatttcggGTATATCCGAACCAATCCGATATAAACCGAATTATTTTACAAGGTTCTATGATGTGATACAAAACTGACCAGAACCTGATGTGTTATATATGAACCCGACTTGTACTTGTAAATTTACTAGAAAGAAACGTAAAAAGTGTTATAAAAgagaaccaaaatttaaaaaatctggTCCGAACGCCAACGGATAACCTAACATCCAGGCTTAGACAAGTCAGTAAAAAAGCTTGAATGGATTTCTAACCTGTacgaataaaaagaaaaaaatgtataggCTTCTAATTTACAAAGCTAAAATCACTGATATTGCTTTTAGCCTTTTATCAGTTAAGTATactctatatattaaaataaaaacattacaatATTTTAGCAACACATGTCATCAGTAGAATGTTTCTTAAGATCTATAGAAAAAATGTTGGTccattaaacatttttatatatttcacattaaactaaCCATACAATTAAGTAAgaatcaatatttaatatttttcttaattctttaaataaaagctacggaattaccaagaatgaataaaatatatatttgacaattaataattttaatataaagatttgataataatttacatatcTTTCATTAActttaatgttatattattggaataaattaaacaatcgtGTTAgccatataataattttttttgtatatgttttattttgaatttaaaaaaagattataaattacgaaaaattgttaaaattcttacattaaaaatttgtgatatatagttttaacatttttgttataataaaatacaaatgatcataaaactatatgagtacaaaaatcatatttaatatttttttcaaattaatatatataaaattccctattaatatatataaaatttatgacaTGTTATAATTATGGTTGAACGATATATTGAACAATTATTAGACTATACATTTCATATGCGCATCTGAGTGGATAATCAGCTAGTGTATATAATGAAGTCCAAGAGAGGTTGGTTTTAAGTTTCTGTCTCGCCTAATATAAGCGCGTAAGTTATACGCACTCTGTAAATGTCTTCTCCTGAACAATTTGTTCTACCACATTTCATCCTAAAAATGTCATCCACAACCAGATCTTCCACCGCCATGAACGGCGACAAACCACCGCGCATGAGAAAGAAGATGAGGAAGCAGTCTCCGGAGACCTCGATCTTGTCCCTTCCTTACGATTTGCTATTGAATTGCTTAGCGCGCGTCTCTAGATTGTACTACCCAACTCTCTCCCTCGTCTCCAAAAGGTTTCGATCAGTCGTTGCATCACCGGATCATTACGAGACACGTTCTCTCTTACACCGTACTGAGAGTTGCCTCTATCTGTGCTTACGCTATCATCGACGTAACCCTCATGATCCCAACAAATATTGGTTCGCTCTCTGCCGTAAACCAAAGGGAACCATAAACGACCAGTCAAGTGGACATCTTTTCATTCCAATTCCATCTCCCCATTTGCGTCCTGCGGAATCTATGAGCATCGTAGCCGTTGGATCTAACATCTACAAGATCGGCGGGTACATGCCCTCTTCTTCTAGAGTCTCGGTCCTTGATTGTCGGTTCAACACGTGGCACAAGGCTCCAAGGATGCAACTGAAGAGGAGCTCACCTTCGGCGAGCTTACTTGATGGGAAGATATATGTTGCAGGAGGCTGTGAAGACTCCAGTTCTGTGAACTGGGTTGAAGTCTTTGACCCAAAGACCCGAACTTGGGGAAATGTGGCGAACCCTGGCACCGAGACACGCCCACGAGCTGAAGTCGAAAGCTTTGGAATTAAAGGAAAGTTGTACCTCCTTGGTGATGAGAATATGGTTTACGATCCCGTGGAAGCTAGATGGAACACAACTACATCGTTCCACACCGATGATCTTAGATcaattactttttgttttttgtttttctgttttaattctttttattataaattttttatgcCTAATTAttatgaaatgaaatatttgatgattttaatattaattttgttttaattaattttagtttaactaatttttaattcaAATACATTCGGTTCTCGGAAGTTAATCGGAGTTCATTTCTCATAAACTCATCGCTATGTTCCGATATTTTTCCATTAAATATTTCCGACAACGATTATGATCGGAACTTACCGAGAAATTTCCGAAAATTGAGTGTTTCCGAGAAACATCCGTCTAATACGGTCCTCGTGTACCACttcgttttcttgtagtgtatggGCTTTCCATGAGCATAATTTTGCTTATGCTCCATCACATCTTTCCAAGTCGTTAATCTGTAAATCAATAGACAGAAAAAACTTCTAAGTTAGCTATATTGCaattatctaaaattaaatCTCTTCAAAAGCAAAGAACCGGTATCAGCCTCTTCTCATAATTCCAcgtatatatctaaaattttgttaataatggATTTTGAAGTATCAATCCATgcgataaataaataaaaagttttgaattgctgcaaaaatatatatgaagaaACTCAGAGGTTAAAATTGATAATAAAGATGAtagagaaaaggagaaagaaagcAGAACTTAAATTAATagatcaaattttatataagaaaaataaacgGTTTGAAATCATGATAGTTCAACATTGAACCTGAATGTTGTATCTGAGAAAAGTTAGGATGAAGTTGCTAGAATTTAGggatgataatatttttttaatcatttaaaaacaacattttcCATTTGTCAAAATCTAATTTGTCAAGTGATTTGTACTTTTGTATATAAAAGATGtctaatatatttgattttatttattagtttatattatttatttatctaaacaattacattatataaacatattttgtatTATGTTATATTGTTATATTATCATCTAACAATATATATGAAACTTATTAATATCAGtgatgaaattaaaaattacaacCATGTAACAAATGTTTatgatttcttgatttttttgttgGTGGAATATTTAGATAGAAATCAGAGATgtaagttataattttataatgtaaTTAATTATTGAGTAGGTAatggtaaaaatattttgtttgtaaaGGAACGAATTGAAAACCTTTCAATATAACATTTACTATGAGATGAAAATGGTTGTTATATTAAATTTAGGGGGTTGTGATATGTGTTAAGATTAGCTGTTTGTAGTAGTGGATAAATGAGAATCATGTGTTTCAAATTCAATAATGTACACCTCATATCTTTGATGCATTTCATGTTATTTCTTACATCTCATTATTTAAACATTCTTTATATATGctagtttttatattataataaaataatatttatgaaatcatcttaatattagtaattaaatacaacaatataataaatgtatAATACTCTTGTTTTTGTGGGTGTAATCCATTTAAAGATAGAAGAGAtatgttataatttataattttgtaagtaAATTTACTTACAGAAGATGTTGTAATGAAAACATGTGGtttgaaaataaatagtttGACAACTTTGCAAATGAACATTTAATATAAGATGAAAATGTTTTAGTATTAAGTTTTGATGGTTGTGATTGTTGTAGTTTATAAATGAGAATTGTTGCTTCAataatatacacattttatgtttcatatatTTCATGTTGTTTTATCTAATTTATTGTCAGTTgcattatttaaatattttgtatattataacatccttttatattattatgtaataaaatttatgatttttttaatatgaatgataaaattatgaaatattactatataataaatatgttgTTCAAACGAtcaatgtatattaatttataaatgattaacgATCAATTCTCATTTAGAATTGTacatattagtttataaatcattaacAAGTGTCTCCCATAAAAAACTTtctactaaaaataattaataaagaaaaaaaagaggaaatagaacaatgaaagagaaaagaaagatgtTCTCGTAAAAGAATATATtctgatatgtttttttttgtcagcttaTATTCTGATATGTTAAGAGACTTATATCATATTTGTCTTTTTCTAAGTGGTCTAAACTTAgtaaatatttcatatattaattaaaaaataaacaatatgtttttctttctttcaggaGTTAAGATGAGCTATCAGTATTACTGCTGcaagatatgtttttttttaagggGCAACTGATGATCGAGGTATATAGAAAATGACAGTTGTTTCcactaaaatgtaaaaaataacttaaatacaAATTTCATCCAACCAAAATTCAAGTATTTTTATGATCTTTTTTCTCTTTGGTATGTGttatattcattattttttctatattatcaaacacacaatatttatttattaataatttatattttttcactTTGTATATTTTCTGGATCCGCCACTGCTAAGTGATCCACAGTGGTTTCAGATTCAACATAAATTCATCTCATCTTTTAATATTTCACatcatcttctctttttttcacATTCAACTTTTACACATTACAATAGTTTTTTGTTTAACAAAATTCAACACTATGTTtcactaattaataatattatttttttatatctaaattaAATTGACTTAGTTTCtatctataaataatatttaaaatggtaattttttgtataagaaataaaaataaattatttacaatgagATAATTGGTTTTAAATGATTAAGAGGAtatgaaaatagaaaaagataTCTTTAGAAATTGACATATATCATCGGTGGTCCCACTATCCATTTATTCAACATGTAGATCTTTTCAACACCAAATAATTCATATCATCAAATTTCATTTTCCAACACATCCATTCTAATAttcaactttttaattttattcaacaCTTCAATTGTAGATAGTAAGAATATGAAAACATTCTTATAATATATTCATTCTATTTGTTAGGTTACGaaatatgaaacaaaatatttatattatttttattttatattatcaacttaatattaaaatataatattgttatactgtttatcttaattatattttaaataaataaaaataattttagtttcaaCTAATATCAACTAccaaataatctaaaaatatcatgaTATTAATTTATGGTAATTAATTATAGAAATTTATACAGAAAGTACATTGcatcttaaatttattttatcatgaactatttatttataatctttataattaatttaatataaaacaatttatagaaaTCATTACAATgaatctattattataaagaaaagggGTCTCTCTTCTTGAAAGGCCACGTCATCAAATAGAGCTCCTGAAACGTGACACCTATCCTCTCTAACCAAACTCATCGTTTCATTTAACTCACACAAGTGGGCTTCGTATTATTTTGGGCCCATATTTTGCGCACACCGTTTTGATCTTAGGGTTGAGTCCCTCTTCATCTCCGCCATTAGAGATCGACGCAAAACCTGAATTCTGAAAGCGTTGATTCGTCTTCGCCACAGTCGACAACGAAATCTAGGGTTCATCTTACTTTTCGATTCCTAAGCATCTTCACCAAATAGAGTTTCAGGAGCATGTTCACTGCATGCGTGAGTTTAATGGTCTTGAAGAATCTTTGTAAGGTGCGTCTTTACGCTTTCCTTTCTAATCATCCGAAACGTTAG
The sequence above is drawn from the Raphanus sativus cultivar WK10039 chromosome 7, ASM80110v3, whole genome shotgun sequence genome and encodes:
- the LOC108816564 gene encoding F-box/kelch-repeat protein At4g39590-like, with translation MSSTARSSDKPPREKMRKPSPEISILSLPDDLLLNIIARASRLYYPTLSLVSKKLRTVVASPELYETRSRLNRTESCLYLCLRYHLDHLRDPTTYWFALCMKPNQTLTNRSSGRLFIPITSPHLRHDRSTGLTSSLVAVGSNIYKMGAHTPSSSEVSVLDCRFNTWHSAPMMREKRSSPAASVVDGKIYVAGGCEDLNSENWVEVFDPKTQTWGNVTKPGSEIRPETGVYSFGVEGKLYVFGDKLKYVVWDPKEASWNPLVLGVAMDLEMDVYEAMDLDMEMNGVASAVSYCHCVIGDVLFLWNEREFRWYDFKASSWKKLNGVEDLPDFDGDCKMVDVGGKMAILWQSFGRLDEHKEEKFIWCAEIGLERRGDEMWGKVEWFGVVLTTHEPCCLFDADVISATV
- the LOC108815609 gene encoding F-box/kelch-repeat protein At4g39590-like → MSSTTRSSTAMNGDKPPRMRKKMRKQSPETSILSLPYDLLLNCLARVSRLYYPTLSLVSKRFRSVVASPDHYETRSLLHRTESCLYLCLRYHRRNPHDPNKYWFALCRKPKGTINDQSSGHLFIPIPSPHLRPAESMSIVAVGSNIYKIGGYMPSSSRVSVLDCRFNTWHKAPRMQLKRSSPSASLLDGKIYVAGGCEDSSSVNWVEVFDPKTRTWGNVANPGTETRPRAEVESFGIKGKLYLLGDENMVYDPVEARWNTTTSKEHPTNDSCWCNSSCYLCFDLLWRSDHIDNGRDYYPYTPVEKRAQVDA